Proteins found in one Paenibacillus dendritiformis genomic segment:
- a CDS encoding polysaccharide pyruvyl transferase family protein, whose protein sequence is MQIAVCGYYGMGNFGDDLCLRTLQKRFDRHAVYPWLPQMSPDDTDAVIIGGGDLITPYAFNPYYFPAALRNHPTWVYGVGIVDAYPEETWPEDQLNRYRERIQRAKKAVFRDAHSLAIASRAGLHPYPTMAPDIAFGYQEPRFPVKRLSDRPTIGIVVFAYSSFPFEAMLRLFLRLSSQGFHLALIPVTNHPTNAFSDFDMCNRLYQAMKARDPRASVESLPLLMELDVAYSLIQSMDMLISYKLHPSLAALRAGKPVFAFSTMSKIRSLLRQFGMEEYVCSYQEPEEVYWPRIEDFLEHGQAKAQAALPRIRQAERESVRQLRRLKADIEQQCPQHRRY, encoded by the coding sequence ATGCAAATTGCGGTATGCGGATATTACGGGATGGGGAACTTCGGTGACGATTTATGCTTGCGGACGCTGCAGAAGCGGTTCGACAGGCATGCCGTCTACCCCTGGCTGCCGCAAATGAGCCCGGATGATACCGATGCCGTCATCATCGGAGGCGGAGATCTGATTACGCCGTATGCCTTCAACCCTTATTACTTCCCGGCGGCGCTGCGCAATCATCCGACCTGGGTGTACGGCGTCGGCATTGTCGATGCTTATCCGGAAGAAACCTGGCCGGAAGATCAGCTCAATCGGTACCGGGAACGGATACAGCGGGCCAAAAAGGCCGTATTCCGCGACGCCCATTCGCTCGCTATCGCTTCCCGGGCCGGATTGCACCCGTATCCGACGATGGCGCCGGACATCGCTTTCGGCTATCAAGAACCCCGCTTCCCCGTGAAGCGGTTGTCCGACAGGCCCACGATCGGCATCGTCGTATTCGCCTATTCCTCCTTCCCGTTCGAAGCAATGCTGCGGCTCTTCCTTCGGTTGTCCAGCCAAGGCTTCCATCTCGCCCTCATTCCCGTCACCAATCATCCGACTAATGCCTTCTCCGACTTCGACATGTGCAATCGGCTGTACCAAGCCATGAAGGCTCGCGATCCCCGCGCCTCCGTCGAATCGCTGCCGCTGCTCATGGAGCTGGACGTCGCCTACAGCCTCATCCAGTCCATGGATATGCTGATCTCCTACAAGCTCCATCCTTCCCTCGCCGCGCTGCGCGCCGGGAAGCCCGTGTTCGCCTTCAGCACGATGAGCAAGATCCGCAGCCTGCTCAGGCAGTTCGGCATGGAGGAATATGTCTGCTCCTATCAGGAGCCGGAAGAAGTCTATTGGCCGCGAATCGAGGACTTCCTCGAACACGGCCAGGCCAAGGCGCAAGCGGCGCTGCCCCGCATTCGCCAAGCCGAACGAGAGAGTGTGCGCCAGCTTCGCCGCCTGAAGGCGGATATAGAGCAGCAATGCCCGCAGCATCGCCGGTACTGA
- a CDS encoding DUF2164 domain-containing protein, with amino-acid sequence MNPIKLPREHKEHIMEQVKHYFAEERSEELGDIGAEQLVDVMIKELGPHLYNQAVQDARKLLLERMAALEDDLYALERPVQGHR; translated from the coding sequence ATGAACCCGATTAAGCTGCCCAGAGAACATAAGGAACATATTATGGAGCAGGTGAAGCATTACTTTGCGGAAGAACGCTCGGAGGAGCTTGGAGATATCGGAGCGGAGCAGCTCGTTGATGTTATGATCAAGGAATTAGGCCCGCATCTGTATAACCAGGCGGTTCAGGATGCCAGGAAGCTGCTTCTCGAGCGGATGGCCGCTCTGGAAGACGATCTGTACGCGCTGGAGCGCCCCGTGCAAGGACACCGTTAA
- a CDS encoding DUF402 domain-containing protein encodes MKRKHADRSDWKRIESRDFAIMHQVTEDFSGHVTLLHFHAVRAPLIKKMDGRKLVLADAGYYWMQHFPQGERYSVTTMLNDKEEVVQWYVDICEPPELDERGIPYYDDLYLDVVLLPSGQIFLLDEEELDEALRLGRIAEEQYRLASEEAHKLMEHITELAAVRNGMHDFRKLKPLLRPDPNG; translated from the coding sequence ATGAAACGAAAACATGCTGACCGCAGTGACTGGAAACGGATCGAATCGCGTGATTTTGCTATTATGCATCAGGTAACCGAAGATTTTTCAGGCCATGTGACGCTGCTCCATTTCCATGCCGTGCGTGCGCCGCTTATCAAAAAAATGGACGGCAGAAAGCTCGTACTGGCGGATGCCGGCTATTATTGGATGCAGCATTTCCCGCAGGGGGAGCGATATTCCGTGACGACGATGCTGAACGACAAGGAAGAAGTGGTCCAGTGGTATGTGGACATCTGCGAGCCTCCCGAATTGGACGAGCGCGGAATTCCATATTATGACGATCTGTACCTGGATGTCGTCCTGCTGCCGTCAGGGCAGATTTTTTTGCTGGATGAAGAGGAATTGGATGAGGCGCTGCGCCTGGGACGGATTGCGGAGGAACAGTACCGGCTGGCGTCCGAGGAAGCGCATAAGTTGATGGAACACATAACAGAGCTGGCTGCCGTGCGGAACGGGATGCATGATTTCCGCAAGCTGAAGCCGCTGCTGCGCCCTGATCCGAACGGATAG
- a CDS encoding vWA domain-containing protein, with product MNYTIQASQRTPALIIYLIDISASMNMLMDGKRRIDIVYEALSLAIRQMVFRSTKGNRLTPRYRLAILAYSDDVYDLLNGIKGIDEIASLGSLPDLTPVRFSDSAKAFRQAERILEAELPNMQDCPAPLVCHMTDGVATGEDPEPIAKRIMQMSVPDGNVLVENIFISDHIMGSPIAEPRRWKGIMADTPFKDEHAEKLRSMSSVLPESYREMLVEADYHLAPGARMMLPGSCSELVSIGFQMSAATPVR from the coding sequence ATGAATTATACCATTCAAGCTTCCCAACGGACGCCGGCGCTCATTATTTATCTTATTGACATCAGCGCTTCGATGAATATGCTGATGGACGGCAAGCGCCGGATTGACATTGTATACGAAGCGCTGTCCTTGGCGATACGGCAGATGGTGTTCCGATCCACCAAGGGCAATCGGCTTACGCCCCGGTACCGTCTGGCCATACTGGCCTACAGCGACGATGTGTACGATTTGCTGAACGGCATCAAGGGCATCGACGAGATCGCCAGTCTTGGATCGCTGCCGGATCTGACGCCGGTCCGGTTCTCGGATTCGGCCAAGGCATTCCGGCAGGCGGAACGGATCCTTGAGGCGGAGCTGCCGAATATGCAGGACTGCCCGGCTCCGCTTGTCTGTCATATGACCGACGGGGTTGCGACCGGAGAAGACCCGGAGCCGATCGCGAAGCGGATTATGCAAATGAGCGTGCCGGATGGCAATGTGCTGGTGGAGAATATTTTCATATCCGATCATATTATGGGCTCGCCGATCGCGGAGCCGCGCCGCTGGAAAGGGATTATGGCGGATACGCCATTCAAGGATGAGCATGCCGAGAAGCTGCGCAGCATGTCCTCCGTCCTGCCGGAGAGTTACCGGGAGATGCTGGTCGAGGCGGATTATCATCTCGCTCCCGGCGCGCGCATGATGCTCCCCGGAAGCTGCTCGGAGCTCGTGTCCATCGGCTTCCAGATGTCGGCGGCGACGCCGGTACGGTAG
- a CDS encoding WXG100 family type VII secretion target has protein sequence MAGRILITPEQVDQVANQFKQGGEQSQQVVSSLTQAIQGMEGQWEGMTKQRFFQEFQEASRQMQAFVQTLNGISEELRAIANKFRTIDQQR, from the coding sequence ATGGCAGGCCGAATTTTAATTACACCTGAACAAGTGGACCAGGTCGCGAATCAATTCAAGCAGGGCGGAGAGCAAAGCCAACAGGTGGTCTCCAGCCTGACGCAAGCGATTCAAGGCATGGAAGGTCAATGGGAAGGGATGACGAAGCAACGCTTCTTCCAGGAGTTCCAGGAAGCGAGCAGACAGATGCAGGCTTTCGTTCAGACGCTGAACGGCATCAGCGAAGAACTGCGCGCGATTGCGAACAAGTTCCGCACAATCGACCAACAGCGCTAA
- a CDS encoding DUF4176 domain-containing protein, whose product MKNQAEQLRPTHEKTLLPLGSVVLLRDGSKKLMIYGRKQLQIKTNRLFDYLGVVYPEGYIDENFSFLFNHEDIDVVAHVGFSNYEEEAFQKILQDVSSAK is encoded by the coding sequence TTGAAGAATCAAGCAGAACAACTCCGTCCTACACATGAAAAGACGTTACTTCCGCTGGGCTCGGTCGTATTGCTGCGCGACGGAAGTAAGAAATTGATGATATATGGCCGCAAGCAGCTTCAAATCAAGACGAATCGTCTGTTTGATTATTTGGGCGTCGTCTATCCGGAAGGATACATAGACGAGAACTTTTCCTTTTTATTCAATCATGAGGATATCGACGTTGTCGCCCATGTAGGTTTTTCGAACTATGAAGAAGAAGCGTTTCAAAAAATCCTCCAGGATGTTTCATCGGCTAAGTAA
- a CDS encoding WXG100 family type VII secretion target: MRILVYPDALRDLGRQLQIAAEQIQSIQSSLSQALHTLTWESSIKTSVMEEWQQASRLSSQIHELLFELGKQISTKAEQFQTADQQTNSILPPGSKIGSATAIFSGIMMGGTSLILPGVAPGLGTISNPNSAVRAMNGGGTTIGLSWKPTEAQLYGFGKGGYDMLRMHRDKFNVNVRGDGYVSISGARSDYALSEGIRGTRYAASNASNHRNVWKFVDPGIAMKEAFSLKGWSAKLGYAGLAYDTGTAVMTDYEAGGASRAVASGVVNGSLGLGTMAASAAVGAYVGSVVPVGGTIVGAGVGLAAGAVISMASEVTINGKSLKTYAVDAVDGVVDSVSDSVSGGAKSLSTKVQSVSDTVADGVKAVKSGTTKTAKRIADSVSDTFGGLGKWFPGTGS; the protein is encoded by the coding sequence ATGCGTATTCTCGTATATCCGGATGCGCTCCGTGATTTGGGCCGTCAGCTTCAAATTGCGGCGGAACAAATACAATCTATACAATCGTCTCTGAGTCAGGCGCTGCACACGTTGACATGGGAGTCTTCTATCAAGACATCCGTCATGGAAGAATGGCAGCAGGCATCGCGTCTGTCTTCCCAGATTCACGAGTTGTTGTTCGAGCTGGGCAAGCAAATCAGTACGAAAGCGGAGCAATTCCAGACGGCCGATCAGCAGACGAACAGCATTTTGCCGCCAGGGTCAAAAATCGGATCGGCGACAGCTATATTCAGCGGCATCATGATGGGGGGAACGTCTCTTATCCTTCCGGGGGTTGCGCCGGGGCTCGGGACGATCTCGAATCCGAATTCGGCCGTTCGCGCGATGAACGGAGGGGGAACCACCATCGGCTTAAGCTGGAAGCCGACGGAAGCCCAGTTGTATGGCTTCGGCAAGGGCGGCTATGATATGCTGCGCATGCACCGTGACAAATTCAACGTCAATGTGCGGGGGGACGGTTATGTCAGCATCAGCGGGGCCCGATCCGATTACGCGCTGTCGGAAGGGATTCGCGGCACGCGGTACGCCGCTTCCAACGCGTCCAATCACCGCAACGTATGGAAGTTCGTCGATCCGGGCATCGCGATGAAGGAAGCCTTCTCGCTCAAGGGATGGAGCGCGAAGCTGGGCTATGCCGGCCTCGCCTATGACACGGGAACCGCCGTCATGACGGATTACGAAGCAGGAGGGGCCAGCCGCGCGGTGGCAAGCGGCGTAGTGAACGGTTCGCTCGGCCTGGGCACGATGGCAGCCAGCGCCGCCGTCGGCGCTTATGTCGGCTCTGTCGTCCCGGTGGGAGGCACCATCGTCGGGGCCGGCGTCGGATTGGCCGCGGGTGCGGTCATTTCGATGGCATCAGAAGTTACGATTAACGGCAAGTCATTGAAAACCTACGCGGTGGACGCGGTAGACGGCGTCGTGGACAGCGTATCCGACTCGGTGTCGGGAGGGGCGAAGTCGCTCTCAACGAAAGTGCAATCCGTCTCGGACACGGTGGCTGACGGAGTGAAGGCGGTAAAGAGCGGAACGACGAAGACAGCGAAGCGCATCGCCGATTCCGTCTCGGACACGTTCGGGGGGCTTGGAAAATGGTTCCCCGGGACCGGATCTTAA
- the essC gene encoding type VII secretion protein EssC, with product MNVLYQRSPRIKPTLRRDKLEILRPPAEPTRPTFSIITIIIPIIMTLVSVGFYIYMSMTGKMGNSNYMMFQMLTIFMMLTSYTLPFFMYLNNKKVYERRKVERDRMYRAQLDKHREELQEKTREQLEAMQAIHGEPEVCYQIVKNRSSNLWERGPADDDFMHVRVGTGTVPFYMEIEVPRVDGYERDPLIDAAREVAEEFKQVEQAPIALPLYPAKVIGIVGGREAVMNAIRIITAQLSTRHSPDEVKLAAFYDEREAAEWSWLRWLPHTWDDERTQRYLADRRSGAHQLADQLFSLLNRRKSFQTSGQKKQYLPCYVALLSDTQLVEEEPLYPLLLEDAGRIDACTIVLSESKERLPMQCQLIVEVGESEGTYTHKTEEEGIVRHAFSADLMSLEGMDTLARYMAPIRLKRSAASDIPTVLTLFEMLGVKEIGQLDAASRWRKNRYPDTLPVPVGVRAGSKKIMLNLHDKIERKGHGPHGLIAGTTGSGKSEVIQSLIASLAAEFHPHELAFMLIDYKGGGMSNTFVDLPHVVGTITNLDDSLIERAKVSLRAELIRRQRILNDAGNLQHIDEYYRSDRRAEHPLPHLVIIIDEFAQLKKDQPEFMDELISIATIGRTLGVHLILATQKPAGVVDEKIWSNTRFRICLRVQSEGDSRDMLKIPNAAWITNPGRGYFQVGSDEVFEEMQFAWSGAPYLVKRKDEDASPVQIYEVRLNGKREPLLTGEELSSALMEKEPPKQLQVFIDHVAETARREGIERLPGPWLPPLPEHLELDEVLALRREEPEGPWQAEHPETELRAAVGLVDDLMQQRQEPLHMSMEQGHLAVYGMPGTGKTTFVQSLLMSLAKQFTPERWHGYVVDMGRMMKDIAQLPHIGSVMLAEEEDRIKRLFRYLGQQLAERKEMISEAGVKTIASYRRAAREQVPHLVVVIDGYLNFRTTYPEENELLEYLLREGGSLAITFVITANRVTDIFEKVRSNIPQAVSFELADPSDYYFAVGRPTKAPAQLPPGRGLVKGAVPPLEFQTALPSSGPDETERILRLRAEMKSIKEAWSGKEAPPIRPLPELVRLPELLQEPGRRAQDGSEGLYRVPVGLRSDDLEPFLIDLKEGPHFVVASPMESGKTSFLSSWMLSLAYHVSPGRLHIYAVDTRFGGEGISRLSGLPHVKGVAAREEEIPFLVQMIYDQVQNRTKEAHEPALLLVMDDADDLCKQLTDFSVKDQLSAIVRQGRDRNVHVVLAGVPSEFPTFGVDWFNDVKASQSGFLFGTIDANDLSFLRLPISESNSGSSGTKMLPPGQGYFMRRKFTKLKAAFPYTESWTPNEWSERIRERWNVPV from the coding sequence GTGAACGTACTGTACCAGAGATCACCTAGAATCAAGCCGACGCTGCGCAGGGATAAGCTTGAGATTTTGCGCCCGCCGGCGGAACCGACCCGTCCTACATTTTCGATCATTACGATTATCATTCCGATTATTATGACGTTGGTCAGTGTCGGTTTTTACATATATATGTCGATGACAGGCAAGATGGGCAACAGTAATTATATGATGTTCCAGATGTTGACCATTTTTATGATGCTGACGTCGTATACTCTTCCTTTTTTTATGTATTTGAACAATAAGAAGGTGTACGAGCGCCGCAAGGTGGAGCGCGATCGGATGTACCGCGCCCAATTGGATAAGCATCGGGAAGAACTGCAGGAGAAGACAAGGGAGCAATTGGAGGCCATGCAGGCGATCCATGGCGAGCCCGAAGTATGCTACCAGATCGTCAAGAACCGGAGCAGCAATCTGTGGGAACGCGGGCCGGCGGATGACGATTTCATGCATGTGCGAGTCGGCACCGGCACGGTGCCATTCTATATGGAGATTGAAGTGCCGCGCGTGGACGGCTATGAGCGCGATCCGTTGATCGATGCTGCCCGCGAAGTCGCGGAAGAGTTCAAGCAGGTCGAGCAAGCGCCTATCGCGCTCCCCTTGTATCCAGCCAAGGTCATCGGCATCGTCGGAGGACGGGAAGCGGTAATGAATGCGATCCGCATCATCACGGCGCAGCTGTCGACCCGGCATTCGCCGGATGAAGTGAAGCTGGCCGCCTTCTATGACGAGCGCGAAGCCGCGGAATGGAGCTGGCTTCGATGGCTGCCGCATACGTGGGATGACGAACGGACGCAGCGGTATTTGGCGGATCGCCGCAGCGGGGCGCATCAGCTGGCGGACCAGCTGTTCAGTCTGTTGAACCGGAGGAAGAGCTTCCAGACATCCGGTCAGAAGAAGCAGTATCTTCCTTGTTATGTTGCCCTGCTGTCCGATACGCAGCTGGTGGAAGAGGAACCGCTGTATCCGCTTCTCTTGGAGGATGCGGGCCGAATCGACGCTTGCACGATTGTGCTCTCGGAGAGCAAGGAGCGCCTGCCGATGCAGTGCCAGCTCATCGTGGAAGTAGGCGAATCCGAAGGAACATATACGCATAAGACGGAAGAAGAAGGCATTGTTCGGCATGCCTTTTCCGCCGATCTTATGTCTCTGGAAGGGATGGACACGCTGGCCCGCTATATGGCGCCAATTCGTCTGAAGCGATCAGCCGCCTCTGATATCCCTACCGTGCTGACGCTGTTCGAGATGCTGGGCGTGAAGGAGATCGGCCAACTGGACGCAGCTTCGCGCTGGCGGAAGAACCGCTATCCCGACACGCTGCCGGTTCCGGTCGGCGTGCGCGCCGGAAGCAAGAAGATCATGCTCAATTTGCACGACAAGATCGAGCGCAAGGGACATGGGCCGCACGGCCTGATCGCGGGCACGACCGGTTCGGGGAAGAGCGAGGTCATCCAGTCGCTCATCGCTTCGCTGGCCGCCGAGTTCCATCCCCATGAGCTTGCGTTCATGCTGATTGACTACAAGGGCGGCGGCATGTCGAACACGTTCGTCGATCTGCCGCATGTCGTAGGCACGATAACGAATCTGGACGACAGCTTGATCGAGCGGGCCAAGGTGTCGCTCCGGGCGGAGCTGATCCGCCGGCAGCGCATCTTGAATGATGCCGGGAATTTGCAGCATATCGATGAATATTACCGGTCGGACCGGCGGGCGGAGCATCCGCTTCCGCATTTGGTCATCATTATCGATGAATTCGCCCAATTGAAGAAGGATCAGCCGGAGTTCATGGATGAGTTGATCAGCATCGCCACGATCGGCCGGACGCTCGGTGTCCACCTCATCCTGGCAACGCAGAAGCCGGCTGGCGTCGTTGACGAGAAAATATGGAGCAATACCCGCTTCCGCATCTGCCTGCGGGTTCAGAGCGAAGGGGACAGCCGGGATATGCTCAAAATACCGAATGCCGCCTGGATTACCAATCCCGGGAGAGGCTACTTCCAGGTTGGCAGCGATGAAGTGTTCGAAGAGATGCAGTTCGCCTGGAGCGGGGCGCCCTATCTGGTGAAGCGCAAGGATGAAGACGCCTCGCCTGTCCAGATATATGAGGTCAGGCTGAACGGCAAGCGGGAACCGCTGCTGACCGGAGAGGAGCTCTCCTCCGCGCTGATGGAGAAGGAACCGCCGAAGCAGCTTCAAGTGTTCATCGACCATGTGGCTGAGACGGCCCGCCGCGAGGGGATTGAGCGGCTTCCGGGCCCTTGGCTCCCGCCGCTGCCGGAGCATCTGGAATTGGATGAAGTTCTGGCGCTGCGCCGGGAGGAACCGGAAGGGCCATGGCAGGCGGAGCATCCGGAGACCGAGCTGCGGGCTGCGGTCGGCTTGGTCGACGATCTGATGCAGCAGCGGCAGGAGCCGCTCCATATGAGCATGGAGCAGGGACATCTCGCCGTATACGGCATGCCGGGCACAGGGAAGACGACCTTCGTCCAGTCCTTGCTGATGTCGCTTGCGAAGCAATTCACGCCGGAGCGGTGGCATGGCTATGTCGTGGACATGGGTCGGATGATGAAGGACATTGCCCAATTGCCTCATATCGGTTCAGTCATGCTGGCGGAGGAGGAAGACCGCATCAAGCGGTTGTTCCGCTACCTGGGGCAGCAGCTGGCCGAGCGCAAAGAAATGATATCGGAAGCGGGAGTCAAGACGATCGCCTCCTATCGGAGAGCGGCCCGCGAACAGGTGCCGCATCTCGTCGTCGTCATCGACGGGTACTTGAACTTCCGGACGACCTATCCGGAGGAGAACGAGCTGCTGGAGTATTTGCTGCGCGAGGGCGGAAGTCTCGCCATCACGTTCGTGATTACGGCGAACCGCGTAACCGATATTTTTGAGAAGGTGCGCAGCAATATTCCGCAGGCGGTGTCGTTCGAGCTTGCCGATCCGAGCGACTACTATTTCGCGGTCGGACGGCCGACGAAGGCGCCAGCGCAGCTTCCGCCGGGGCGCGGGCTGGTGAAGGGGGCCGTGCCGCCGCTTGAATTCCAGACGGCGCTGCCGTCCAGCGGACCGGACGAGACCGAGCGGATCCTGCGGCTTCGCGCCGAGATGAAGTCGATCAAGGAGGCGTGGAGCGGCAAGGAAGCGCCGCCGATCCGGCCGCTTCCGGAGCTGGTCCGGCTGCCGGAACTGCTCCAGGAGCCGGGAAGACGTGCTCAGGACGGCAGCGAAGGCTTGTACCGGGTGCCGGTCGGCCTCCGTTCGGATGACCTGGAACCGTTCCTTATCGATTTGAAGGAAGGCCCTCATTTCGTGGTAGCCAGTCCGATGGAGAGCGGCAAAACGTCGTTCCTGTCGAGCTGGATGCTGTCGCTGGCTTATCATGTCTCCCCGGGGCGGCTTCATATCTATGCGGTCGATACCCGGTTCGGCGGGGAAGGAATCAGCCGGTTGTCCGGTCTTCCTCATGTCAAAGGAGTCGCAGCGCGGGAAGAAGAGATTCCATTCCTCGTGCAGATGATATATGATCAAGTACAGAACCGGACGAAGGAAGCGCATGAGCCGGCCCTTTTGCTTGTAATGGACGATGCCGATGATTTATGCAAACAGTTGACTGATTTTTCTGTAAAGGATCAGCTGTCTGCCATTGTGCGGCAGGGCCGGGACCGGAATGTCCATGTCGTGCTGGCTGGAGTTCCATCGGAGTTCCCGACCTTCGGCGTCGATTGGTTCAATGATGTGAAGGCGTCCCAATCGGGATTCCTGTTCGGAACGATCGACGCGAACGACCTGTCCTTCCTGCGCCTGCCGATCTCCGAATCGAACAGCGGCAGCTCCGGAACGAAGATGCTGCCGCCGGGACAAGGATATTTTATGCGACGCAAATTTACCAAATTGAAAGCCGCTTTTCCATATACCGAGTCGTGGACTCCAAATGAATGGTCAGAACGAATTCGCGAACGATGGAATGTACCGGTCTGA
- a CDS encoding DnaJ family domain-containing protein, translating to MSERHGDWMDEIFSSYAKSGGMDELPGKGKPLDVASGDALQSVMKEAHVLPSWLELQKKIRSQLEQLLRQMEELGSEPEDQAIEELNRSIRTYNSMVPNALLQKGTITKENMRAQWTKWE from the coding sequence ATGAGTGAGCGGCACGGGGACTGGATGGATGAGATTTTCTCGAGTTACGCGAAGTCGGGCGGGATGGACGAACTGCCCGGCAAGGGCAAGCCGCTGGATGTGGCAAGCGGGGATGCGCTCCAGAGCGTCATGAAAGAAGCACATGTACTCCCTTCCTGGCTGGAGCTTCAAAAAAAGATTCGAAGTCAGCTTGAGCAGCTGCTGCGTCAGATGGAGGAGCTTGGAAGCGAGCCCGAGGACCAGGCGATCGAGGAATTGAACCGCAGCATCCGGACCTACAACTCGATGGTGCCGAATGCGCTGCTGCAAAAAGGAACGATTACGAAGGAAAACATGCGGGCGCAATGGACGAAATGGGAATAA
- a CDS encoding phosphotransferase enzyme family protein → MIENFVPAIEEDYGIDARGSRLLGGYYNHVYETSDGAMVIKCCRFDREDPAFVEAELAWMKQARKEGLLVPEPVPAKDGGMTARLDGEWFAVVTKKLNGAAIHPRDPEQWNELLFRQWGETMGTLRRAARHYSAAWAPPFLDWTDDRLVREALTPAGTGRLEDDAPVWELWLECVQEAQRFPKDADRYGLIHHDLHHGNLLRVGDRLAVLDFGDSMRHWYAYDIAIAAQAASMSVRNREERPAFVSRFLDAFAAGYADADKLPAKEWERVPFFLRYRTIYSYLYHRTSKRPEEWSDQEQAILARMREDILSGAAYA, encoded by the coding sequence ATGATAGAAAATTTTGTGCCCGCAATTGAAGAGGATTACGGCATCGATGCGCGAGGCTCGAGATTGCTTGGAGGGTACTATAACCATGTGTACGAGACGTCAGACGGAGCCATGGTCATCAAATGCTGCCGGTTCGATCGCGAAGATCCGGCCTTCGTGGAGGCCGAGCTTGCCTGGATGAAGCAGGCAAGGAAAGAAGGCCTGCTGGTGCCGGAGCCGGTGCCGGCGAAGGACGGGGGAATGACGGCCCGGCTGGACGGGGAATGGTTCGCTGTCGTTACGAAGAAGCTGAACGGGGCTGCCATTCATCCGAGGGATCCGGAGCAGTGGAACGAGCTGCTTTTCCGCCAATGGGGGGAGACGATGGGGACGCTGCGCCGGGCGGCGCGGCACTATTCGGCGGCTTGGGCTCCGCCGTTCCTGGATTGGACGGACGACCGGCTCGTTCGTGAAGCGCTGACTCCGGCCGGCACCGGCCGCCTCGAAGATGATGCGCCTGTCTGGGAGCTATGGCTCGAGTGCGTTCAGGAGGCGCAGCGCTTCCCTAAGGATGCGGATCGCTACGGCCTCATCCATCACGATCTTCATCACGGCAACCTGCTGCGGGTTGGAGATCGGTTGGCGGTGCTGGACTTCGGCGACAGCATGCGCCACTGGTACGCGTATGATATCGCGATTGCCGCGCAGGCGGCATCGATGAGCGTGCGGAACCGTGAGGAACGGCCGGCCTTCGTATCCCGTTTTTTGGACGCTTTTGCGGCCGGATATGCGGACGCGGACAAGCTGCCTGCCAAGGAATGGGAGCGGGTTCCCTTCTTCCTCCGTTATCGAACCATTTACTCGTATCTGTATCATCGGACGAGCAAGCGGCCGGAGGAATGGAGCGATCAGGAGCAGGCTATTCTGGCACGCATGCGGGAGGATATCTTGAGCGGAGCTGCGTACGCATGA